Genomic window (Ananas comosus cultivar F153 linkage group 1, ASM154086v1, whole genome shotgun sequence):
TATCCGCAGTGCTATTTACAATATTAAGATTTTACTGTCATATTCAGTTTAGTATACTAGTTATGTTATCTTTTCCATGCATCTTGAATTAGAAAGCACTGTCTTCTGAATGAATTTCAGTTTTAAGGTTTTATTTCTTTCTGATATTATCTCTATAATATAAATGTTAATTGTGTGACAATAAGGTTTCCCCCTATGTCCAGGTTGAGAAACTCATTAAGGAATTGCCTAGTACGCCTTCCGATTTTTCCACAGCAGACTTAAATTCGGCATCAAAGGGCTCCGTAAGCAACGATGGTGTGCTGCAGAATGTGGAAAGTGGGACAAATATTAGAGAAACCCAAAGCATTCTTTTGGAAAGAATTGCTAGTGAAATGAACCGGCTGAAATTCTACATCAGTCATTCACAGGTCTATTTCTCCCCACAGagaactttcaattttgatgCATTCATCAACTTTGTCATTTTATATTAGTTGCAGTATGTCCTTCTCCATCGAATAAATATTGGGTGTTGTCTTGTTTATAATATCCTTTTTTGTGCACTTAAACTATGGAAGAATATACTGAGAAGTGAAGACCCACAATAAAGGACCACCGTTCCAGACACTTCAGTTTGCAATTTCTATGAGGCACTTTATATTAACTCTGAAACTGATGAGGAACTTCTTAGAGTGGTTTGGTTTCTTGACTATATCAGTTGTGTTCCTTTTGATTTATTGTTCTACATTATCGATGCAACTAGTTCGATTCAACTTTTTCCACAAATGAAACTGAGCCGACACCCAGACAAGTTTGTGTGTAACTAGCAGTTGTCCTCCTCTCCTTAATCCAGTGAATTGTATGGGAACTTGTCCTTTTAATCCTTATTTCTGTTTTCCATTATGGCAGTACAGAACCTTCCCTTCATCGAGAACATGGAGAAGAGGATCCAAAGTGCTACACTATCACTGGATAGTAGCTTAGGTAGTTGTTTTGTGGATGGCCTAGAACATCGTGATGCAAATGCAATATACAACTGCTTGCGCGCATATGCGGCCATTGATAACACCTCAGCTGCTGAGGAGCTTTTTCGTACAACCATTGTGTCAACATTGATTCAGAAGATTATTCCCGTTAGCCCTACACCGGTGGTTACTGGGGTTTCTTCTGATTTACTTGAGGAGGATTATCAGAAAATAAAGCAATGCGTTGAGAAGGATTGCAAATTTTTGTTGGAAATATCTTCGTTGGGTAATTTGGACAATTCCATAAACTTTCTCGCTTCACTCATTTTCAGAGTGCTCTTTTCTTTATCATCTAATTCAGCTTTTGTGATTTTCAGCAAACTCAGGATTACATGTTTTTGATTTCCTTGCCAACTCAATACTTAAAGAGGTCCTCTTGGCGATTCAAAAGGGGAAACCTGGGGCATTCTCTCCCGGAAGACCCACAGAATTTCTAAAGAACTACAAATCAAGCCTGGCCTTTCTTGATTTTCTGGAAGGTATTACTTTGTGCTCATTAGCAAATGTTTCCTATCCTGCATCCTTATGTTTGTTTAGTATTTGAATAAGTTTTCAATATCCGTTTTGTGAGGGGAATTATTGTGGTATGACTACATCTGCTTCATCTTTTTATTTGCTCTCTCACTCTAGGTATGATGGGTGTATTGATATACACTCATGTGCCTACAGATATCTAACTCAATATGCTGGTTGCAAAATCAGGAGTACAAAAAGACTTATCAATATAGCGACTTAATATTTATGCACTGCTTTATGTTACGCATGTCTGTCTACATTCCAAAACCGTTTTTTGGCTGCATCACTGCCACGGTTTACATGATGAAGTCTTATTTAATCACAATATTTCCTTCCCAAGGTTACTGTCCATCTAAATCTGCTGTAACGAGATTCCGGTCTGAGGCTATTTACACAGACTTTATGAGGCAATGGAATGTTGGGGTCTATTTTTCACTTAGGTACATCGTTCACCTTGTATCTATGCTTCCAGTTTCATTGAAGAAATCTTATTGATTAAGTCATATGGAGCAATTCAATTGCATCAGATTTCAGGAAATTGCTGGAGGTCTCGATTCTGCTCTTAGCGGCAATATTGTGCCTGTTGAGATTCATGGCAATGAAGAGAACACCCAAACATTGATGTTAAAACAAAGCGGTAAACTAATGGAAAGCTTGCGGTTGTGCTGGAGTGATGATATTCTCGTCTTTTCTCACTGTGATAAGTTTCTCCGTTTGTCTTTGCAGCTTATTTCAAGGTCAGCCTACTGATATATGGTAGCTATATTTTCCTTTCTTGATTTCTCTAGCAATAGGGTGTGCTTTCTTATGTACTGGTAGTGTGAAAGCAGGTACTCAACTTGGATTTCTTCTGGCCTCGCTGCTCGCAAAGCTCGTGGTGGGAGTGCAAACTCTGCCCCAGATGCTGAATGGGCTGTATCTGCACCTGTAGAAGATTTGATTTTTGTATGATAATTTCTATTATCCTACTTCCTAAATTGAGTTGCTAGCAGTTATTGTCCTTCAGAATGTGCTTAAAGCATGCACTACCATTTTGATTTAGCACCAAAATTTTCGCTGTTAAAGTAGGATAGTGAATGAAACGATTCAATTATGAAGATGACTTATTTCTCTGATATTGATTATCTGTCAAGACAGTTTTCTTTTACCAGTCAGGGAGAAATAATAATTTGCTGCATattgtaaatttgtaataatatGTAATTGTAATGTCTTATTTCTTTTATCGTGAATTATTTATGTTAGCAGTGTCTCTTCTCTTGCCTCTTTATAAATGGAGTTTGAGCGTAATATTTTAATGTTTTCTTTGTAGATCACATTCAATTGTTTCCTGCTATCTTGTTTCTATTGTTGTCCCATGAATGGCACATGTCATTTGTTAGAAACAACTACAATCCCTAATTGCACAATGTGTATTGGTTCAGGAATCACTATCCTTTAGAATGCGCATAAATACTGTGCTTTTGTTCACAGGTGATGCATGATGTACGTATCCTGGCTAGTGAGCTTTCTGGTGACTACCTTGGTCATGTACTGCAGCTACTTGATTCTTGCTCAGCTGAAGTACGAGATCTTGTGAAGCAAAGCATTCTGCAAGCTGGAAAATCTTTAGAGGAGTTGTTACCTTCAATAATGGAAGTGATGATTGAGGTCATAGTTGAGAAGTCTGTTGAGGTAAGCAATATAAGTAATTGCAACTCCTGTGTGCATGCGCATTCATGCATGCTTCGTCTGTCAAATTCTGACTCTCTTTTAACAATGTCTATCAATGCTCATTTGACCTTGATTTGTCATTTTCTTTgtcttttctcccttttttttttttccttttttgagaaaccatTGGAATGTTTGATTAATCAATTCCTCATTTAATCATAGGACTTGAGGCAGCTGAAAGGTATAACAGCAACATATAGGATGACTAATAAGCTTCCTGTAAGGCATTCGCCATACGTGTCAGGGATTCTCCGGCCTCTGAAGGTGAATTGTTTCTCCTTTATGAAGAATTATTATTTGATCTTATTAGGTAGTTAATATGTGACTCTGCAGTAAGGTACCCTTTTTAATTCGCAATCCAGATTTAGTGATTAATGAATTTAATCATTTCCTTGGGAAATGATGCTCTTGTGTCACTTTAATATTCCATTCTTTATTGCCTTACACTTGGTGGTCGATGGCCCTAAGATACTCTTCGTGCTTTGTATAGGTGTTTCTCGATGGAGAACGTGTTTCGTATTTAACAAAAGAAGCTACAAATGATTTACTCCGTGGTGCAACAGAGAGGATAACAAGCCGCTACTATGAAATGGCATCAGATCTAGTCAATGTGGTAAGTTAGAAGTTCCTTTATTCTTGGTTAAAAATGCTTTAAAAGATTATAGCTTCtcattttctactttttttcttcttttaggCAAAGAAAACAGAGTCTTCATTGCTGAGGTTAAGGCAAGGTGCGCAACGGCGAGTAGGTGCAAGTTCCGACGCCTCTGACAACAATATATCTGATACTGAGAAGATTTGTATGCAGTTATTCCTTGATATTCAGGTAAAATTCAAACTATAAGACTGCAATTCTTAATTGATATTTTGGAtgcattgaaaatttttgatagattgaatttctatttaattaaGCATGAAAGATTcatttgcattattgcattGCCGTTCTGTCTAATTAAGCATGAAACATTCATTTGCATTGTGTCATTTTTAAGGGGATAAATGTCTTGACACTTCTTGAGCAAGTACATTTCTGCAAAGAAAGTGCTGAATTCTTAATATTTGAAATTCGCATCCTTACCCTCATGTAGTAGTCAATGGGGGTAGAATGTATGTTTTAACATATCAGGAGGGAACATTAAATCACAATCGATTATGGGGCTGCAGCATTTGGCCTTTAGAATTACGTCACCCCATGTGGTGCAACTTTATGATTCGTCTTGGTTCATCGAATGTGCTCATTGAAAATGTAGCAGTGACATGTCAAGCTAGTGTttatcctttttcctttttcttattttgtgtCAGGAATATGGGCGCAACCTCGCGGCAATTGGGATCAGAGCCGCCGATATTCCGGCCTACCGTTCCTTGTGGCAGTGTGTGGCTCCTGAAGACAAGCAAGCAAACATTGTTTTCTGAAACCACCCCCAAATGAGCGATATTTAGAACTTTCGCCTCACCGATCCTCCCCTAAATTTTCCTGCCCCATCTCTTTTATAGTTTGCCGCGCTCTTCGCCCATGCCGCATATGTATACAGACACCCCATACAGGTAAAAATGCGCAAGTACCTGATGCATTTATTGATTCTTTGTTCTCGAAGAAACTATTCCATTTTCAATGAAGCAGAGGCGATTAGCAATCCCGCCATTATGACGGAAAAAGTGTCTTTCATAGTTCTCTTCAACTAAACACGTTTTGGCTGACTCTGTTGTATACTGTAGAGCTGCTCGGTTTGATGTGCTTATTTGAAACCCTAGTCAATTAAAGATTATTAAATATTCGTCGTCGAGCTTTGTGGTTGTTGGGTTGTATTGTGTACTAAATGCTGAACGGATTAAAAGCTCTTATGTCTTTTGTGTGAGATGTATCCGTGTGTCTGTTCAAGGGCTTGTGGTGAACTGGTAATTAGTTGATTACCAGCACAAAAATACTTGCAGCTTAAAAGCTCAGGCCTCGTAATTCgcttttttcagaaaaaagagAATGGTGGGTACGATCTTCAACTAGAGACCGTTCTATCCACCGTCCATGCGTCTTTGAGATTTGTGTTATTCTAATGGATGGAACCTTTGTTTGCACTTTGTTCCGTTTGAGATTGTGAGTAGATTGTGAGTATATTTTATGTGACATCAGAAAGAACGAGTGGAAAATATTCggtttgtttttatatatattattatgttttgtATATCATAATGGATTAGTTATGATATAAATGGTTAAGGTGAGAAGcagatttttatattatttgcttCAACTCTATTGTTTTAAGTATTTAGTTTCatatgatttctttttttggggggctaaatttacatattttttaagaacatttttttgaaaaaaaatttaacctgctgaatatgttaattaaaaaaatgaacatgCCTCTCTTTTCCTCGTTTTCGGactcccaattttttttttttttccttgcaaatcaattatattttttgaattacttTCATTTTACaccggaattttttttttttataaaaggtggcattttatattttactagtGAAGGTCCGCGCTTCGCTGCGGGAGATTTAcgcattttttaaaatattttgaacaaactaatatatttttgtatttatgttgttatcatttattttaaaaattttaaatttaaatttttaattttttaatctaattttaaattttaaactctaaaaaattaaagagctaaaaaaaataaaaaaattatttaaatagagaggaataaaaaataatatgaaaattgaagagAGCAGAGANgtttgaaaaaaaaaaaaaaaaaaaaaagagaaaaaagatgagAGTGAGAGGTGCTTCACTGACATCTTGCATGAACTGAACAGAGATGCCCGAGCTGCAGCATTCTTTGCTTGTGGAGATCTCGTATGCggcctcctctcctcctctcccttcctCCAACCCATTCTCAACTttgtttcctctctctctctctttctctctctctctctctctctcacacatgTTTacccaaagagagagagaccaaaAAAGAAGATCTAGGAAAAGAGAGCTGCTCCAAGAGAGNAAGGTTCCTTCCATATATAATTGTAGAAACCCTGTGGGGTGTGAAAGGAGAACTAAGGAGAGCATAGGAAAAAGGAATTCCTATAgcgagaagaaaagaaaaaaaaaaaaacgatgtGAGCTAAATCTAAATCTCTGTACCTCTCTCTATCtgtatctctttttttttttggtaaaaattggattttgatTCTCCTCGCCCTCTAATTTCGCCCCAAAATTGTTCTCTTTTTCACCCAACTTCGACGTTTTTTCTCCCTAAACTTCTGATATTTTAATCTATTTCCACGAAATTGATCAGTTTTTTGCTCTAATTTCGCGTCCGAACCAGGAGGGCTTCGATCAATCGGCCGCCGACCCCCGACGCGGAGGAGGATCCGCCGCAGAAGGAGCTTTCCCTTCGCGAGATCATCAACATCAAGGTAACAATTTagacccttctctctctcttttttttgttctttattttggGAATCCAATGGAGGATTTCGCCTCGTGAGTTTTGGtaaagttagggttttgatgCATGGGAAGGTGAGGGGAAGTGGAAAGGTACGAGCTTTGGGTCTACTGGGTCTTACTGTTTTCTctcattataattatttttttcctgaaTTGGGAATCGATGGGGGGATTTCGCCATGGTGGGTTTTAGTAAAGTTGGGGTTTTGATGGATGGGGAGGTGAGGGGAAGTGGAAAAGACTGAGCTTTAATGAAgtgttttcttatttttatttattgattgtttattttctttgtttgaaGTTGATTGAGAGTGGGGAGAAGGAGAAGCTGATGGAGCTTCTGAGAGAGAGGCTCATAGAGTGTGGATGGAGGGATGAGATGAAAGCCCTTTGCAGGTTTAATCATCttgtgatttttctttttttatttatttatttattttggttacATTGTTATCTTTGCTTATATTCCTTTTACTGATACAACTTCTAGTTAGCTTGAATCAGTTTGAAATTCTACTTGTAATCTCTTGAAGTTGTGTTTATGTAACTCAACCTATGCAAGATGTTTCATCTTTCATGTAACAATGATCATCAGAGTATCCAACATCCAAGAGTTAGTAAAAACGAAAAATTTGATACCACCAAGAAAATTGTGAATCGAGTTCGTCCCATTGCCGTAATGTTGGTTAAAAGAAAATGCCATTCTTTGTTGATAAATTGTTTGTTAATTGGTTGAATGAACTTTTCTGTTGATCGTCTGTCTGACATGGGGATCGCTGTACCTGATCGGCAGTTGCGTCTCGCTTTCTTGCATGTGCTTAGTTGCACTACTTCATCTTTCCACTTTCCTTGTTTTCGATATTGGTTGTGACACACCAAATTAACAAATAATCCCATATCAGATAGCTAAGGGCTtgggctatagcattttgggtcaTTGGATTGTGCTTAATAAGTTATATGGTATAGGGTACCCAATTAATGGAGCTGTGAGCTCAGGGATGGGTGAC
Coding sequences:
- the LOC109707496 gene encoding transcription and mRNA export factor SUS1-like, with translation MRASINRPPTPDAEEDPPQKELSLREIINIKLIESGEKEKLMELLRERLIECGWRDEMKALCRAYARKKGRKNVTVDDLVQVITPEGRASVPDSVKAELLQRIRSFLVSSSL
- the LOC109717406 gene encoding conserved oligomeric Golgi complex subunit 2-like codes for the protein MADLVASPLRPPPPPLPPHPPTATDLFGDPIESHPPWFKAEAFLRPDFSPESYVAELRSFVPLESLAAELRAHADALQAELVDLINRDYADFVSLSTRLVDVDAAAARMRAPLAEFRGKVAAFRAAVDAVLADLRGGLRRRAEAAAAREVLELLLDTFHVVSKVEKLIKELPSTPSDFSTADLNSASKGSVSNDGVLQNVESGTNIRETQSILLERIASEMNRLKFYISHSQNLPFIENMEKRIQSATLSLDSSLGSCFVDGLEHRDANAIYNCLRAYAAIDNTSAAEELFRTTIVSTLIQKIIPVSPTPVVTGVSSDLLEEDYQKIKQCVEKDCKFLLEISSLANSGLHVFDFLANSILKEVLLAIQKGKPGAFSPGRPTEFLKNYKSSLAFLDFLEGYCPSKSAVTRFRSEAIYTDFMRQWNVGVYFSLRFQEIAGGLDSALSGNIVPVEIHGNEENTQTLMLKQSGKLMESLRLCWSDDILVFSHCDKFLRLSLQLISRYSTWISSGLAARKARGGSANSAPDAEWAVSAPVEDLIFVMHDVRILASELSGDYLGHVLQLLDSCSAEVRDLVKQSILQAGKSLEELLPSIMEVMIEVIVEKSVEDLRQLKGITATYRMTNKLPVRHSPYVSGILRPLKVFLDGERVSYLTKEATNDLLRGATERITSRYYEMASDLVNVAKKTESSLLRLRQGAQRRVGASSDASDNNISDTEKICMQLFLDIQEYGRNLAAIGIRAADIPAYRSLWQCVAPEDKQANIVF